From a single Lolium rigidum isolate FL_2022 chromosome 7, APGP_CSIRO_Lrig_0.1, whole genome shotgun sequence genomic region:
- the LOC124672184 gene encoding uncharacterized protein LOC124672184 produces MAMATSASALILPRLPMPPPMPTRASPAATRRTRPLGAACAYALQEGQSRRSHRLPCGLDLEVIAQQPPTPSPGRGRSDRPPLVFLHGSFHAAWCWAEYWLPFFSRAGFLCFALSLRAQGESSIPSEAVAGTLETHSGDIADFIRKEVPDPPILIGHSFGGLIVQQYISCLQDSEPLHPKLSGAVLVCSVPPSGNSGLVWRYLLTKPIAAVKVTLSLAAKAYAKSLPLCKETFFSPQMDDELVLRYQGLMKDSSKLPLFDLRKLNASLPVPSAGNGALEVLVMGASNDFIVDAEGLSETARFYNVQPVCVEGVAHDMMLDCSWEKGAEIILSWLDKLAARSV; encoded by the exons atggccatggccacctCCGCTTCCGCCCTCATCCTTCCCCGCCTCCCCATGCCGCCGCCAATGCCAACGCGGGCGTcgccggcagcgacgaggaggaccaGGCCCCTCGGAGCCGCGTGCGCCTACGCGCTCCAGGAGGGCCAGTCCCGTCGCTCCCACCGCTTGCCCTGCGGCCTCGACCTCGAGGTCATCGCCCAGCAACCGCCCACTCCGTCCCCGGGAAGGGGAAGGAGCGACCGGCCGCCGCTGGTGTTCCTGCACGGGAGCTTCCACGCGGCCTGGTGCTGGGCGGAGTACTGGCTGCCTTTCTTCTCGCGCGCTGGATTCCTCTGCTTCGCCCTCAGCCTTCGAGCGCAG GGTGAAAGCAGCATTCCATCCGAGGCAGTGGCTGGCACGCTTGAG ACACATAGTGGCGATATTGCTGATTTCATCCGAAAGGAGGTTCCTGACCCACCTATCCTAATTGGACATTCCTTTGGAGGCTTGATTGTGCAGCAATATATATCATGCCTACAAG ATTCAGAACCTCTTCATCCAAAACTTTCCGGTGCTGTTCTTGTCTGCTCTGTGCCTCCATCAGGAAACAG TGGATTGGTATGGCGTTACCTTTTGACTAAACCAATCGCTGCTGTCAAG GTTACTCTCAGCTTGGCTGCAAAAGCATATGCAAAATCATTGCCTCTCTGCAAGGAAACATTTTTCTCACCACAAATGGATGACGAACTTGTCCTGAG GTACCAAGGTCTAATGAAGGACAGCTCGAAGTTGCCACTATTTGACTTGAGGAAACTCAATGCATCATTGCCTGTACCTTCTGCGGGAAACGGTGCATTAGAAGTTCTTGTCATGGGTGCAAGCAACGATTTCATTGTG GACGCGGAAGGGCTTTCTGAAACTGCAAGATTCTACAATGTGCAACCTGTCTGTGTGGAAGGGGTGGCACATGATATGATGCTAGATTGCTCGTGGGAGAAAGGGGCTGAGATAATCCTGTCATGGTTAGATAAACTCGCAGCACGATCAGTCTAG